AAACAATGCCTACGACATCGAGCAGGAGCTGCGCCGGAAATACCCGGACCTGAAGCTGTCAGTGCTGATCGGTTCCGTGCGTGACAGCCGGAGGATCAACCAGGTATTTGAGACCTATAAGCCGGATATCGTCTACCACGCGGCGGCGCACAAGCATGTCCCGCTGATGGAGACAAGCCCGAACGAGGCGATCAAGAATAACGTGGTCGGCACCTACAAGACAGCCTATGCGGCGCTGAAGAACGGCACGCAGCGGTTCGTGCTGATCAGCACGGACAAGGCGGTGAACCCGACCAACATCATGGGCGCCAGCAAGCGCCTGTGCGAGATGGTCATCCAGAGCATGGACGCCATCAGCAAGGCGGGGAGGATGGACCTGCTCCCGTTCCTGCACGCGCACATGGACAAACAGATAGACGGGCAGATAGCGCACGACCCGGAGGACCACATGGCGGTGGACGGCATGGACGGGAAGCATCCCGGTCTGAATATGGAGAGTGTGAAAAACGGGGAGCATCCGGGGACGCAGTTTGTGGCGGTGCGTTTCGGGAATGTGCTCGGCAGCAACGGCTCCGTGATCCCGCTTTTCAAAAAGCAGATAGAGGCGGGCGGACCGGTGACTGTCACCCATCCGGATATCATCCGCTACTTCATGACCATCCCGGAGGCGGTCAGCCTGGTGCTGCAGGCAGGGACTTACGCATGGGGCGGGGAGATATTTGTGCTGGACATGGGAGAGCCGGTGAAGATCGACACGCTGGCGCGGAACCTGATAAAGCTTTCCGGATACAAGCCGGATGAAGATATCAAGATCGTCTATACCGGGCTGCGGCCGGGTGAAAAGCTTTTCGAGGAAAAGCTGATGGCTGAGGAAGGTCTGAAAAAGACAGACAATGACCTGATCCATATCGGCAAACCGGTCCCGTTCGATGTGGAGAAGTTCCTGCGGCAGCTGGAAGAGCTTGCAAAGGCAAGTTATGAGAACAGCGGGGATATCGTGGGGATGGTCGAACAGATGGTGACGACCTTTCATCCGGCGGGAAAGCATCCGGAAAAGATCATTGCAGGACCGCACCCTGCAGCAGACAGTGCACTGGATGAGGTTGCCGCAGCAAAAGAGATGGCGTAAGAAAAAATCCAGGGAAACAGCAGATCGTCGCTTCGCCGCGTTTGCTGACCCTGAATGTCAGAAAGTGAGAAAAAATCTGCCTGAAACAGGACAGAATGGCGAAGCATACGCAATTCAGGAAACAGAAGGAAGAGACAGAAGTGTGGTATGTGATGCAGGTGCAGACGGGGATGGAAGAGCGGATATGTGCGCAGTGCAGAAGAAAAATATCCGAGACGGTGCTGGAGCAGTGCTTCATCCCGCGTTATGAGGTGAAAAAGCATATCCAGGGTGTGTGGAAGACACAGAAGCAGATCCTGTTCCCGGGATATGTATTTGTAGTAACATCCGATATCCAGAATCTGCACGAAGAATTAAAAAAGGTTATTGGTCTGACAAAGCTCATTGGGACAGGCAGGGAAATTGTTCCGATTTCTGAAAATGAAAAAGAATTCCTCCTGGGCTTTGGCGGGAAGGAACAGGTTGTACAGATGTCTGAGGGCATCATCACCGGAAGCCGGGTAGTCATCCACTCCGGACCGCTGAAAGGAAAAGAAGGATATATCAGAAAGATAGACAGGCACAAGAGGAAGGCATGGCTGGAGCTTCCGCTTCTGGGCGGGATGCAGAATGTACAGGTCGGGCTGGAGATTGTGTGTAAGAAATAGGGTGTTTGGATAGAGACAGGGTGGCTGGCCAGACAGTTAAAAGCTGATGAGAAACCTGAATATAGGTTTTGAAAATAAAGGGACGGAGATGCTCTGTCTGCATTGTGATTTACACAGTAAAGGAGGAAAGAAGACGTGTTTGTTAGAACAGAAGATATAAAGCCTTTCAAATCAAAAGTGTGGCTGGCTTCTCCGACTATGCACGGCGAGGAAATTAAGTATATCACTGAGGCGTATGAGACGAACTGGATGTCCACAGTTGGTGCAAATATTAATGAAGTAGAGCGTATTGCAGCGGAAAAAGCAGGAGTCAGATATGCAGTTGCACTGTCCTGCTGTACTGCCGCATTGCATCTTTGCGTGAAGTTCGCCGGAGAAAAGCTGTATGGCAAGCCGCCCATCGGTCACGGAGCTGTGGAAGGCAGGCGGGTTTTCTGTTCTGACATGACATTTGATGCCACTTTGAACCCTGTTGTGTATGAAGGGGGCATTCCGGTGTTTATCGACACCGAACGTGATACCTGGAATATGGACCCGGCCGCACTGGAGAAGGCTTTTGAGATTTATCCGGAAGTAAGGCTTGTTGTAGCAGCACATCTTTATGGTTTTCCTGGGAAAATAGATGAGCTGAGAGCCGTGTGTGACAGGCATGGTGCCCTGCTGATCGAGGATGCGGCTGAATCTATGGGCGCTACATATAAGGGAAAGCAGACAGGTTCTTTCGGCGATTATGCAGCAATCTCCTATAATGGCAACAAAATAATAACCGGGAGCTCCGGGGGATGCCTGTTAACTAATGAACTGGAGGTTGCAAACAAAGCACGCAAGTGGTCCACACAGGCCCGTGAAAACGCAGCATGGTATCAGCATGAAGAGGTTGGCTATAACTACCGCATGAGCAATGTCATCGCTGGCGTTGTCCGTGGCCAGTATCCGTATCTGGAAGAGCATATCGCCCAGAAGAAGGCAGTCTGGGAGAGATACAGGGAAGGACTAAAGGGGCTGCCAGTATCTATGAATCCATTTGAGGAAGATAAGTCTGTTCCGAATTACTGGCTTTCTGCAATGATCATTGACAAAGAGGCAATGTGTAAGCAGGTGCGTGATGATAATACAGCAATGTATCAGCCGGAGCATGGTAAGAGCTGTCCTACCGAGATTCTGGAAGCCATCGCCAGTATTAATGCGGAAGGACGTCCAATCTGGAAGCCGATGCATATGCAGCCGATGTACAGAATGAATGCGTTTATCACAGTTGCCGGGAATGGCAGGGCAAGAACCAATGCTTACATAGCTGGCGGTGT
This is a stretch of genomic DNA from Marvinbryantia formatexigens DSM 14469. It encodes these proteins:
- a CDS encoding DegT/DnrJ/EryC1/StrS family aminotransferase, with amino-acid sequence MHGEEIKYITEAYETNWMSTVGANINEVERIAAEKAGVRYAVALSCCTAALHLCVKFAGEKLYGKPPIGHGAVEGRRVFCSDMTFDATLNPVVYEGGIPVFIDTERDTWNMDPAALEKAFEIYPEVRLVVAAHLYGFPGKIDELRAVCDRHGALLIEDAAESMGATYKGKQTGSFGDYAAISYNGNKIITGSSGGCLLTNELEVANKARKWSTQARENAAWYQHEEVGYNYRMSNVIAGVVRGQYPYLEEHIAQKKAVWERYREGLKGLPVSMNPFEEDKSVPNYWLSAMIIDKEAMCKQVRDDNTAMYQPEHGKSCPTEILEAIASINAEGRPIWKPMHMQPMYRMNAFITVAGNGRARTNAYIAGGVEDVGADIFERGLCLPSDNKMTKEQQDVVIEIIRKCFE
- a CDS encoding nucleoside-diphosphate sugar epimerase/dehydratase; the protein is MREEQKNGKQVSGQTKEKKHRFQHWEVIALYLVLYDVVAACASYFFALLLRFDMHVSQIPPEYLDAFVGFMPFYAVFMVAVFYALRLYSSIWQFASFSELNRITVASLATAVFHTAGITLFLQRMPVSYYIIGAVMQYCLVIAVRFSYRYITMERARRRQDGRAVRNAMIIGAGAAGQVIIRELKNSGEAEARPCCVIDDNPNKWGRLMEGIPVAGGRDSIPENVRKYKIDQILFAIPTASAEDRRAILDICKETGCELKSLPGVYQLANGEVSLSRMKPVAVEELLGRDPIKVNMEEIFRYIKGKTILVTGGGGSIGSELCRQIAGHEPGQLVIFDIYENNAYDIEQELRRKYPDLKLSVLIGSVRDSRRINQVFETYKPDIVYHAAAHKHVPLMETSPNEAIKNNVVGTYKTAYAALKNGTQRFVLISTDKAVNPTNIMGASKRLCEMVIQSMDAISKAGRMDLLPFLHAHMDKQIDGQIAHDPEDHMAVDGMDGKHPGLNMESVKNGEHPGTQFVAVRFGNVLGSNGSVIPLFKKQIEAGGPVTVTHPDIIRYFMTIPEAVSLVLQAGTYAWGGEIFVLDMGEPVKIDTLARNLIKLSGYKPDEDIKIVYTGLRPGEKLFEEKLMAEEGLKKTDNDLIHIGKPVPFDVEKFLRQLEELAKASYENSGDIVGMVEQMVTTFHPAGKHPEKIIAGPHPAADSALDEVAAAKEMA
- the loaP gene encoding antiterminator LoaP; protein product: MAKHTQFRKQKEETEVWYVMQVQTGMEERICAQCRRKISETVLEQCFIPRYEVKKHIQGVWKTQKQILFPGYVFVVTSDIQNLHEELKKVIGLTKLIGTGREIVPISENEKEFLLGFGGKEQVVQMSEGIITGSRVVIHSGPLKGKEGYIRKIDRHKRKAWLELPLLGGMQNVQVGLEIVCKK